DNA from Pseudomonas putida:
GCCTCGACTAAAAAGTGACTGAGCGGCGCAGTTTATCCTTTTATCGGTCGCGAAATACAAATCTGCTGTTTCGACGATTTTCCAGGCGTCTGAATGTACAACGGGCGCCCAAGGCGCCCGTTTGGATAACTGCTGTTATCGGTAATGGATCATTTGCCTTTCTTGGCAGGCTTGGCGGGCTGATTGATGCTGTCGCGCAGGTTCTTGCCAGGCTTGAAGGCAACGGTGTTGCTGGCTTTGATCTTGACGGGTTGACCGGTCTGCGGGTTCTTGCCGGTGCGGGCGCCACGATGACGTTTTTCAAAAGTACCGAAACCGACCAGGGTGACAGTGTCCTTGTCCAGCGCACCGGTGATGCTGTCGAGGATCGCATTCAAGACCTGGTTGGCCTTTTCCTTGGTCAGGTCGGCCTTTTCGGCGATAACAGCGGCGAGTTCTGGTTTACGCATAGTGAAGCCTCTTGTACGGGATTTCTTGTTGTTATTGCCGTGCTGCTTCGCGAAGCAGCGTTCAAGGCACCGCAGGCTCTAATCTGCGGCAGACGGGAGTGAGAATGGCACGCTCACCGAAGCCGCGCCAGTACTTGGGTGGCCATTGTCGCGCCAAGAACAGGGCATACCCGACAGAGCGCCAGCCATTTACGCCATCAGGGGCGGTAACTGCCGATTCAGTGCCAGCTTCTCCATCACCGCCGCCCCGGTCAGCGCATAGCCCAGCAATTGGCCAGCAGCATCGCGGCAGAGCACCTTGAGGTCAGCGCCCTGCCCCTCGACCTGCCAAACGCCTTCACGCCCTGGTGGAGGCGGCGAAACCACCAGCGGGCAGGCTGGCGTCTTGACGGTCACAGGCATCGGCCCATAGGCAACAGCGGTAGGGTTGCCAGCGAGGGTCTGGGCCAAGGCCCGGGCGCAGGTCATCAACGGCATGACATAGAGCAGGTTGATACCGTCGACCTCGGCGCAATCACCCAGGGCGAAGATGTTGTCGTGGGACGTACGCAACTGCCGGTCCACCACCACACCCCGGTTCGTCTGCAGGCCCGCGGCAGCGGCAAGGTCTGTGCGCGGACGCAGCCCGATGGCCGATACCACCAGGTCGCAGGCGATCGCCCGGCCATCGGACAGGTGCGCCTGCAGACCTTGCTCGTCACGCTGCAGACGGGTCAGCACTGGCCCCAGGTGAAAGCGCACGCCCAGCCCTTCCAGGCCTGCCTGCACCGCACCGGCCGCAGCCGGGTGCAGCAAGGTTGGCATCACCTGCTCACAAGGTGCGACCACATCGACCTCGAAGCCGCCAAGGCTCATGTCATTGGCGAACTCGCAACCGATCAGACCTGCACCGAGTATCAGCACCCGGCGCTTGCCTGCTGCGGCGGCGCGAAAGCGCGCATAGTCCTCGAGGTCATTGATCGGGAAGACCAGCTCGGGCGCATCGCCCTCGATCGGCACCTGCACGGTCTGAGCACCCCACGCCAGGACGAGGTCGCGGTACTCGACGGCCTCTTCCCCGATCCACAGACGCTTGTGGCCTGGGTCGATACCACTGATGGTGGTATGGGTGCGGATCTCGGCCTTGAGCTGCTCGGCCATGGCGCCAGGCTCGGCCATGCACAGGCCATCGGCATCCTTCTGCTTGGCAAAGCCGGTGGAAAGCATGGGCTTGGAGTAGGAGCGACCGTCGTCGGCGGTGATCAGCAACAACGGCGTGTCGCCGTCGAGTTTGCGAAACTCGCGGGCCAGGTTGTAGCCGGCAAGGCCGGTACCGATGATCACCACAGGGGACGTCATGTCGTGCTCCTCTCGCTGAACAGGGGGGTGATCAGCCAATGGCGATCATTTCAAAGTCACTCTTGCCAACGCCACAGTCGGGGCACAGCCAGTCTTCCGGCACGTCTTCCCAGCGAGTGCCCGGGGCGATGCCGTCGTCTGGCCAGCCTTCGGCCTCGTCGTAGATCAGGCCACAGACAATGCACTGCCACTTCTTCATGGGGTCTTTCCTCGGTACAGGCTCAGGCGTTCGTCACAGCGGGCAGCCCCGGGATACCTCGAACAACCGCGAAGGGGCTACCGCGCAATTCGTGGGGGCTTTGTACTGGCCCTGCGACCAGTATGCAAGCAGTCGGGGCAATCATGCTAAGCTCGCCGCCTCTCTGGCTGTAACAAGCATACCGACGTGCCGTACGAAACCCCGCAAGCAGCCGCTGTCGCGTGGCTGCCGTATTCACAGCTGGCTGCCGGCATCGACCCGTCGATTCTCGACTGGCTCTTCGACGAAGGCTCCCTGACTCGCCGCCTGACCCACCTCTCCCGCGATCACTTCGCCGTCACCCCGCTGTTCGAGGGCTGGCAGCCCCTGCGTGACGACGAGTGCCAAGCCCTGGGCCTGGCGCCTGGGGAAGAAGGCTGGGTGCGCGAAGTCTACCTGCGCGGCCATGGCCAGCCCTGGGTGTTCGCCCGCAGCGTGGCAGGTCGCAGCGCCCTGGAGCGCGGCGGCCTGGACCTCGAGACGTTGGGCAGCCGCTCGCTGGGCGAGCTACTGTTCTGCGATCAGGCTTTCACGCGCCACCCCATCGAAGTCTGTGGTTATCCACAGACCTGGCTGCCGCCCGAAGCGCGCCATGCCGACTTGTGGGGACGGCGTTCGCGCTTTGCCCGTGATGGCCTGGACCTGCTGGTGGCCGAGGTGTTCCTGCCGGCCCTGTGGCAAGCGGCCAAGGAGGAAACCCGCTGATGTACCTGCAACTGCTCAAGTCATTCAACCGCCTGCACCCCCGGGCCTGGGACTTCATCCAGCTCAGCCGCATGGACCGACCGATCGGCATCTACCTGTTGCTGTGGCCCACCCTGTCGGCGGTGTGGATCGCCGGCAACGGCTCACCAACGCTGGCCAACGTGTTGATCTTCGGCCTTGGCGTGGTGCTGATGCGCGCCGCCGGCTGCTGCATCAACGACTTCGCCGACCGCAAGGTCGATGGTCATGTCAAACGCACCGCCGACCGACCGTTGGCCAGCGGCCGGGTGAGGCCTCGCGAAGCCGTGATGCTGTTCGCCATCTTGGTCGGGGTCAGTTTCCTGTTGGTGTTGTGCACCAATGCCCGCACGGTGTGGTTCTCGTTCGGCGCGGTGGCCTTGGCATTCTGTTACCCGTTCATGAAGCGCTACACCTACTACCCCCAGGTCGTGCTGGGCGCGGCCTATTCCTGGGGTATCCCCATGGCGTTCACTGCCGCGGGGGGTGAACTGCCGGCCAGTGCCTGGCTGCTCTACATCGCCAACTTGCTGTGGACCGTGGGCTATGACACCTACTATGCGATGGTGGACCGCGACGACGATCTGAAGATCGGTGTGAAGTCCACGGCGATCCTCTTCGGCGAGGCCGACCGGATCATCATCCTGACCTTGCA
Protein-coding regions in this window:
- a CDS encoding rubredoxin; its protein translation is MKKWQCIVCGLIYDEAEGWPDDGIAPGTRWEDVPEDWLCPDCGVGKSDFEMIAIG
- a CDS encoding chorismate--pyruvate lyase family protein, translated to MPYETPQAAAVAWLPYSQLAAGIDPSILDWLFDEGSLTRRLTHLSRDHFAVTPLFEGWQPLRDDECQALGLAPGEEGWVREVYLRGHGQPWVFARSVAGRSALERGGLDLETLGSRSLGELLFCDQAFTRHPIEVCGYPQTWLPPEARHADLWGRRSRFARDGLDLLVAEVFLPALWQAAKEETR
- a CDS encoding HU family DNA-binding protein, with protein sequence MRKPELAAVIAEKADLTKEKANQVLNAILDSITGALDKDTVTLVGFGTFEKRHRGARTGKNPQTGQPVKIKASNTVAFKPGKNLRDSINQPAKPAKKGK
- a CDS encoding NAD(P)/FAD-dependent oxidoreductase; the protein is MTSPVVIIGTGLAGYNLAREFRKLDGDTPLLLITADDGRSYSKPMLSTGFAKQKDADGLCMAEPGAMAEQLKAEIRTHTTISGIDPGHKRLWIGEEAVEYRDLVLAWGAQTVQVPIEGDAPELVFPINDLEDYARFRAAAAGKRRVLILGAGLIGCEFANDMSLGGFEVDVVAPCEQVMPTLLHPAAAGAVQAGLEGLGVRFHLGPVLTRLQRDEQGLQAHLSDGRAIACDLVVSAIGLRPRTDLAAAAGLQTNRGVVVDRQLRTSHDNIFALGDCAEVDGINLLYVMPLMTCARALAQTLAGNPTAVAYGPMPVTVKTPACPLVVSPPPPGREGVWQVEGQGADLKVLCRDAAGQLLGYALTGAAVMEKLALNRQLPPLMA
- the ubiA gene encoding 4-hydroxybenzoate octaprenyltransferase; the protein is MYLQLLKSFNRLHPRAWDFIQLSRMDRPIGIYLLLWPTLSAVWIAGNGSPTLANVLIFGLGVVLMRAAGCCINDFADRKVDGHVKRTADRPLASGRVRPREAVMLFAILVGVSFLLVLCTNARTVWFSFGAVALAFCYPFMKRYTYYPQVVLGAAYSWGIPMAFTAAGGELPASAWLLYIANLLWTVGYDTYYAMVDRDDDLKIGVKSTAILFGEADRIIILTLQMLSLGCLLLAGSRFDMGGWFHLGLLAAAVCFVWEYWSTRKLDRESCFKAFLHNHWAGMLIFIGVVLDYALR